One genomic region from Epinephelus moara isolate mb chromosome 8, YSFRI_EMoa_1.0, whole genome shotgun sequence encodes:
- the lipg gene encoding endothelial lipase, whose translation MNHKALLLWIFLQCAAALFSSAVGENAVLKGEDGELDGLPTDSKALSGLVKYNMRKNLDLDQDGCYLQAGKKECLEECGFNATAKTIFIIHGWTMSGIFESWMYKLVSAVMQRESDANVVVVDWIAMAQQLYPDAVNHTHDVGLSIAEMLNWLQDEQQLPLEKVHLIGYSLGAHVAGYAGTYVRGTIGRITGLDPAGPMFEGVEERKRLSPDDAAFVDVLHTYTREALGVSIGIQQPIGDIDIYPNGGEVQPGCSLGDVLTVAGNFMEVMKCEHERAVHLFVDSLMNKEHMSFAYQCTGPDRFKKGICLSCRKNRCNNIGYNARKMRKRRNSKMYLKTRADTPFGGYHYQMKMHVFNRKKFDNADPTFHVKLYGAQNDTEKIFVDVHDETIGLNLTNTFLVFTEKDIGDLLKISLSWEGEAESWNSVWKNIKKTFWAWNAKPPKPVLEVRRIRVKAGETQKKFTFCAQDPAKTQISPGDSITFLKCRDGWEVKPRKRVPM comes from the exons GTGAAGACGGTGAATTGGATGGACTGCCAACAGACAGCAAAGCTCTCAGTGGCCTTGTCAAGTACAACATGAGGAAGAATTTAGATCTGGACCAGGATGGCTGCTACCTGCAGGCTGGGAAGAAGGAGTGTCTAGAGGAGTGTGGCTTCAACGCTACAGCCAAGACCATCTTCATCATCCATGGCTGGACG ATGAGTGGGATATTTGAAAGCTGGATGTACAAGCTGGtctctgcagtgatgcagcGAGAGAGCGATGCCAATGTGGTTGTTGTTGATTGGATAGCCATGGCTCAGCAGCTGTACCCCGACGCAGTAAACCACACCCATGATGTCGGCCTCAGCATCGCCGAAATGCTCAACTGGCTTCAG GATGAGCAGCAGTTGCCTTTGGAGAAAGTGCACCTGATTGGCTACAGTTTGGGCGCTCATGTGGCTGGTTATGCTGGAACATATGTGCGAGGGACCATTGGCAGAATCACTG GTCTAGACCCAGCAGGACCAATGTTTGAGGGTGTAGAGGAGAGGAAGCGCCTCTCCCCTGATGATGCCGCCTTTGTGGACGTTCTGCACACGTACACTCGAGAGGCTTTGGGTGTGAGCATCGGGATCCAGCAGCCAATTGGGGACATTGACATCTACCCCAATGGTGGTGAAGTGCAGCCCGGCTGTTCACTGGGTGACGTGTTGACAGTGGCTGGAA ATTTCATGGAGGTGATGAAGTGCGAGCATGAGCGCGCTGTGCACTTGTTTGTTGACTCTTTGATGAACAAGGAGCACATGAGCTTCGCCTACCAGTGCACCGGCCCCGATCGCTTCAAGAAGGGCATCTGCCTCAGCTGCCGCAAAAATCGCTGCAACAACATCGGCTACAATGCCAGGAAGATGCGCAAGAGGCGCAACAGTAAAATGTATCTGAAGACACGTGCTGACACTCCATTTGGAG gCTACCACTATCAGATGAAGATGCACGTGTTCAACAGAAAAAAGTTTGACAATGCAGATCCCACCTTCCATGTCAAGTTGTACGGAGCCCAGAATGATACAGAGAAGATATTTGTCGATGT CCATGATGAGACTATTGGTCTGAACCTGACCAACACCTTCTTGGTGTTCACTGAGAAGGATATTGGTGACCTGCTGAAGATCAGTCTGAGCTGGGAAGGAGAAGCCGAATCCTGGAACTCTGTCTGGAAGAACATTAAGAAGACGTTCTGGGCCTGGAACGCCAAGCCTCCCAAACCTGTGCTGGAAGTCCGGCGGATTCGCGTGAAAGCTGGGGAAACGCAGAAGAA GTTTACGTTCTGTGCCCAAGATCCTGCAAAAACCCAAATTTCACCAGGGGACTCCATAACTTTCCTGAAATGTCGTGATGGCTGGGAAGTGAAGCCAAGAAAAAG GGTGCCCATGTAA